A single genomic interval of Rosistilla ulvae harbors:
- the aqpZ gene encoding aquaporin Z, which produces MMAGIGTRSAAEFFGTFWLVFGGCGSAVLAAKVITPEENTPINIGIGLVGVALAFGLTVLTMAYTIGHISGCHLNPAVTVGLTVGGRSKASDLLPYVIAQVLGAIAGAGTLYMIASGKEGFAINNADAGAFATNGFGAISPGGYSMLACLVTEIVLTAFFLFIIMGATDKRAPAGFAPLAIGLGLTLIHLIGIPVTNLSVNPARSTGPALFVGGMQLTQLWFFWLAPIAGGVLGALIYQFVGKEETETA; this is translated from the coding sequence ATGATGGCTGGTATCGGCACCCGTTCTGCAGCGGAGTTCTTTGGAACATTTTGGTTGGTTTTCGGCGGATGTGGCAGCGCGGTGTTGGCCGCCAAAGTGATCACCCCCGAAGAGAATACCCCGATTAATATCGGCATCGGATTAGTCGGCGTGGCGTTGGCCTTCGGACTGACCGTGCTAACGATGGCCTACACCATTGGGCACATCTCCGGTTGTCACTTGAACCCCGCCGTAACGGTTGGTCTCACCGTCGGTGGCCGATCCAAAGCGAGCGATCTGTTGCCGTACGTGATCGCTCAAGTGCTCGGCGCGATCGCGGGGGCAGGGACCTTGTACATGATCGCCTCGGGCAAGGAAGGTTTTGCCATCAACAACGCCGATGCGGGAGCGTTTGCGACCAACGGCTTTGGCGCCATCTCGCCCGGGGGCTACTCGATGTTAGCCTGTTTGGTGACCGAGATCGTTTTAACCGCCTTCTTCTTGTTCATCATTATGGGAGCGACCGACAAACGGGCTCCTGCCGGATTTGCTCCGCTGGCGATCGGTCTGGGACTGACCCTGATCCATCTGATCGGCATCCCCGTGACCAACCTGTCGGTCAATCCAGCACGCAGCACGGGGCCAGCATTGTTTGTTGGCGGAATGCAGTTGACCCAATTGTGGTTCTTCTGGTTGGCACCGATTGCCGGTGGCGTGCTGGGAGCGTTGATCTATCAATTTGTCGGCAAAGAAGAGACCGAAACGGCCTGA
- a CDS encoding Ig-like domain-containing protein: MRRRSDKNRKQLRRRLIQCESLEDRRLLAPVVVSELEPNNFVRDAQVLNLGTNAGKSPEVTVSATFDGGAPDYYKFDLAAGDVFSTRITVAANSTGFNDLDVSLGKVSSTGMSTTEVRGNNSLGDLSLVGQDLLPTSSPLLTGGDVYFNFVIPADGTYSFRVGTGNSGVNPGITPIGGYSLEFQTLRSPLEAEPIGTHQILFLDFDGGFVDLNDLDETQFGSVRLPSLEQSLEAQGFEVGNADRLIDQIVAEFEAKFGFVGTTGPNGDYFSTFTPGEYGIEILNSRDHEDPWGLPNVSRLMMTGTQTDLGILGALGIAPSLDIGNFDTEETAFIFSEDFFSATAVGDVLAIPHSIGVTTADLLAKSIALVGIHEAGHFLGLRHTSNTNSAVQIMDTGGNLAALVGVGNDGIYGTADDVETHFGTDIYTPGELDTFGVQDSISTLAYSLATGTGGGSISGLVFSDTNGDGRSTSDIGLAGVTVFGDLDGDGTLDAGEPRVVTGSDGRYSLGAVAGSFNIIAQVPSGYAASTPTSVLVTSTSGATTGPSFGFQKVAFDITGVKWNDINGNGIQDAGEPGIGGVYIYIDTDGDDHIDLFEPQTVTASDGSFSLDFPGAGNYTVREVVEPGFRQTYPGTASNGEHNVFFDGTQIVPNQNLNFGNQAARDFGDLPSPYPTLLSANGASHGFSSTLGLGVLTDIESDGIPSTNADGDDNNGSDDEDGIVIASPLAPGSTADFVVTARNAGQTAYLQGWIDFNEDGVFSSSERIFTNQTLINGTQVLTTGITVPAGTTDGDKYARFRYGPELNLGSTGFSTAGEVEDYVFTVQATTDLAQPDSYLDDTHPAQQDFTVARNSLDARLRVLANDSTFDSTIFVDSVQPNLDPNAGPVTTGALIIGEEGQSILYTPRTGFTGEDFFFYTVKVASGETFTTSVTVNVELLNDRPVAVDDLFNVPLNATSMTSLAVLANDSPSNLGGMQIVGVGNTDFGGTVNFTSTQISYLPAPGFSGTEQFAYTVRDSSGFTDTATVTIQINPNSLANQVEYSVQTLDSSGNELTSINVGQEFQVRVLVDDIREGTSVLEQGIAAAYIDLLYSKLVTTVAPGNSGSSLPFDILYGPLFNQLQTGDSLTPNMINEVGGSQATLGSQQTHSGPVELFTVKMRAIGAGIAEFQTDPADDIRSDVVFLSAPDTEVPVNRQLFGDTTLNIIPAGLAIPTAVDDSYRVAQGASQVPMLVLDNDIEGSAGASAIAELGTPANGFVRLSGNTILYTPQTAFTGVDQFTYTLLSPDGFRSTATVTVFVGSDAVLDANDVVDLPFQIYDDAGNAIFDASGAQIRNVNVNDILTLQVNVDDLRSNLGQLTGVFAAYQDILYSADTLSVLPRSASQSSSLDFDIEFGQFYTNVQRGSAGTDGIINEVGATQTTNTDGSGDPLGTEVRDLMAIRFQATAAGTAYFAGDPADVSPNNDTLLFEAADKVVPIDEIRYDYKSLTISPATTAGGEAEFQNPTNRYDVNNDGTVSPIDALSVINQLNLSGAKQLSAEGESGSQNHRFVDVNGDSYITPSDALMVINALNKQTASLANGEYSVARSNAAAVDPDVQSNDEFFAALADETNPQAGSSGASQSAANIDWLAADDSDDEEDAVDQIAGDITQEWGL; encoded by the coding sequence ATGCGGCGTCGTTCGGATAAAAATCGCAAGCAACTGCGTCGGCGGCTGATTCAATGTGAGTCGCTGGAAGATCGTCGGTTGCTGGCACCGGTAGTCGTTTCCGAACTGGAGCCGAACAATTTTGTTCGCGACGCCCAAGTTCTGAATCTTGGCACCAACGCGGGAAAATCTCCCGAGGTGACCGTTTCGGCAACGTTCGACGGTGGAGCGCCCGATTATTACAAATTCGATCTTGCCGCGGGCGATGTCTTCAGCACACGGATCACCGTCGCTGCCAATAGCACCGGCTTCAACGATCTCGACGTCAGTCTGGGCAAGGTGAGCAGCACCGGGATGTCGACCACCGAAGTGCGTGGCAACAACTCGTTGGGCGACCTCAGTCTTGTCGGGCAGGATCTTCTCCCTACCTCCTCTCCACTGCTGACCGGCGGCGATGTCTACTTCAACTTTGTGATTCCCGCCGATGGAACCTACAGCTTCCGCGTCGGCACGGGGAACTCGGGAGTCAATCCTGGGATCACGCCGATCGGCGGATACTCCCTGGAATTCCAGACGCTGCGATCGCCGCTTGAAGCCGAACCGATCGGCACGCATCAGATCCTGTTCCTCGATTTCGATGGCGGATTTGTCGATCTAAACGATCTCGACGAAACCCAGTTTGGTTCGGTCCGCCTGCCTTCGCTGGAACAATCGCTGGAAGCCCAAGGGTTCGAAGTGGGCAATGCGGATCGGTTGATCGATCAGATCGTTGCTGAATTCGAAGCGAAATTCGGCTTCGTCGGCACTACCGGTCCTAACGGCGACTACTTCTCCACCTTCACACCAGGTGAATACGGGATCGAGATCCTTAACAGTCGCGATCACGAAGACCCGTGGGGCTTGCCCAACGTCAGCCGTTTGATGATGACGGGAACCCAAACCGACTTGGGAATTTTGGGTGCCCTCGGCATCGCACCATCGCTCGACATTGGAAACTTCGACACCGAAGAAACCGCCTTTATCTTCTCGGAAGATTTCTTCAGCGCGACGGCTGTCGGCGATGTCCTGGCGATTCCACATTCGATCGGCGTGACAACGGCCGATCTGTTGGCCAAGTCGATCGCTTTGGTAGGGATCCACGAAGCAGGTCACTTCTTAGGACTGCGACATACGTCCAATACGAACTCCGCAGTCCAGATCATGGACACCGGAGGCAATCTTGCCGCTTTGGTAGGTGTCGGAAACGATGGGATTTATGGCACCGCGGACGATGTCGAGACGCATTTCGGCACCGACATCTACACACCGGGTGAATTAGATACGTTTGGAGTCCAAGATTCGATCAGCACGCTTGCCTACAGTTTGGCAACCGGCACGGGCGGAGGCTCGATCAGCGGTCTGGTCTTCAGCGATACCAATGGAGATGGCCGCAGCACATCAGACATCGGCTTGGCGGGCGTGACCGTCTTCGGCGATCTCGATGGGGACGGCACTTTGGATGCGGGGGAACCTCGCGTGGTCACCGGCAGCGACGGCAGATATTCGCTTGGTGCGGTCGCCGGTTCGTTTAACATCATCGCTCAAGTCCCTAGCGGTTACGCGGCCTCTACACCCACTTCCGTCTTGGTGACATCGACCAGTGGCGCAACGACGGGACCGAGTTTCGGATTCCAGAAAGTTGCCTTCGATATCACGGGTGTGAAGTGGAACGACATCAATGGCAATGGTATACAAGATGCCGGGGAACCCGGAATCGGTGGCGTCTACATCTACATCGACACCGATGGGGATGACCACATCGACCTGTTTGAACCACAAACGGTCACCGCGTCGGACGGCAGCTTCAGCCTCGATTTCCCCGGTGCAGGAAACTACACAGTACGCGAAGTCGTCGAACCTGGATTCCGTCAGACATATCCTGGCACAGCCTCAAACGGTGAACACAACGTCTTCTTTGACGGCACTCAAATAGTTCCCAACCAGAACTTGAACTTCGGCAATCAAGCCGCTCGCGACTTCGGCGACCTTCCCTCGCCTTATCCCACGCTGTTGAGCGCCAACGGTGCTAGCCACGGATTCAGCAGCACCCTTGGCCTGGGCGTGCTGACCGACATCGAATCCGATGGCATCCCATCGACCAATGCCGATGGAGATGACAACAACGGTAGCGATGACGAAGACGGAATCGTAATCGCTTCGCCGCTCGCCCCAGGATCGACAGCCGACTTTGTCGTCACCGCCCGCAACGCTGGGCAGACCGCATATTTGCAAGGCTGGATCGACTTCAACGAAGATGGTGTTTTTAGCTCCAGCGAACGGATCTTCACCAACCAAACGTTGATCAACGGGACGCAAGTTCTCACCACCGGTATCACCGTTCCGGCGGGAACGACCGATGGGGATAAATACGCTCGCTTCCGCTACGGCCCCGAATTGAACTTGGGATCGACCGGTTTCTCGACCGCGGGGGAAGTGGAAGATTATGTCTTCACCGTCCAAGCGACAACCGATCTGGCCCAGCCGGACTCGTACCTGGACGACACCCACCCAGCCCAACAAGACTTTACGGTTGCACGAAATTCGCTCGACGCGAGACTTCGCGTACTGGCGAACGATTCAACGTTTGACAGCACGATTTTCGTGGACTCTGTCCAGCCCAACCTGGATCCCAATGCAGGTCCCGTGACTACCGGGGCACTGATTATCGGTGAAGAGGGTCAATCGATTCTCTATACTCCGCGCACCGGATTCACTGGCGAAGACTTCTTTTTCTACACAGTTAAAGTCGCATCGGGCGAGACTTTCACGACCTCGGTAACGGTCAACGTGGAATTGTTGAACGACCGTCCCGTTGCGGTCGACGACCTCTTCAACGTGCCGTTGAATGCGACCTCGATGACCTCGCTGGCAGTGCTTGCCAACGATTCGCCGAGCAACCTAGGTGGCATGCAGATCGTAGGTGTTGGGAACACCGATTTTGGCGGGACCGTCAATTTCACCTCGACACAAATCAGCTACCTGCCGGCTCCTGGATTCTCCGGAACCGAACAGTTCGCCTACACCGTTCGCGACAGCTCGGGCTTCACCGACACCGCGACCGTCACGATTCAGATCAATCCAAATTCGCTTGCCAACCAAGTCGAATACTCGGTCCAAACGCTCGATAGCAGCGGAAATGAGCTCACTTCGATCAATGTGGGCCAAGAATTCCAAGTCCGGGTTCTCGTCGATGACATTCGCGAGGGGACTTCGGTCTTGGAGCAGGGAATCGCGGCCGCGTATATCGACCTGCTGTATAGTAAATTGGTCACAACCGTTGCTCCCGGCAATTCGGGCAGCAGCTTGCCGTTCGACATCTTGTACGGTCCGCTGTTTAACCAATTGCAAACTGGCGATTCCCTGACGCCGAACATGATCAATGAAGTAGGGGGCTCGCAGGCGACGCTCGGCAGCCAACAAACGCACTCCGGCCCGGTCGAGTTGTTCACCGTGAAGATGCGTGCGATCGGTGCTGGTATCGCTGAATTCCAAACCGATCCTGCCGACGACATTCGCAGCGATGTCGTCTTCTTGTCCGCCCCCGACACCGAAGTGCCCGTCAACCGACAGTTGTTTGGCGACACCACGCTGAACATCATTCCCGCTGGCTTGGCGATCCCGACCGCTGTCGACGATTCGTACCGCGTGGCACAAGGGGCCAGCCAAGTGCCGATGCTTGTCTTGGACAACGACATCGAAGGTTCCGCTGGTGCATCGGCAATCGCCGAACTAGGAACGCCTGCGAATGGCTTTGTTCGGCTCTCGGGAAACACCATCCTCTACACGCCTCAAACGGCCTTCACGGGTGTCGATCAATTCACTTACACGCTCCTTTCGCCCGATGGATTCCGCAGCACCGCCACGGTAACGGTCTTTGTCGGCAGCGACGCAGTTCTGGACGCAAACGACGTTGTCGATCTGCCGTTCCAGATCTACGACGATGCGGGGAACGCGATCTTCGACGCCAGCGGAGCTCAGATTCGAAACGTTAACGTCAACGACATCTTGACCCTGCAGGTCAATGTCGACGACCTTCGCTCCAATCTGGGCCAGCTGACGGGAGTCTTTGCGGCCTACCAGGACATCCTTTACAGTGCCGACACCCTTTCGGTCCTGCCACGTTCGGCGTCCCAATCCAGTTCGTTGGACTTCGACATCGAATTCGGCCAGTTCTACACCAACGTGCAACGTGGATCGGCGGGAACCGACGGAATCATCAACGAGGTGGGGGCGACACAAACGACCAACACCGATGGTTCGGGCGATCCTTTAGGAACCGAAGTTCGCGACCTGATGGCGATCCGGTTCCAAGCGACCGCGGCTGGCACGGCGTATTTCGCCGGTGACCCAGCCGATGTTTCGCCCAACAACGACACGCTGTTGTTCGAAGCGGCAGATAAGGTCGTACCGATCGATGAGATTCGCTACGACTACAAATCGCTAACGATCAGCCCAGCGACAACCGCCGGTGGGGAAGCGGAATTCCAAAACCCGACCAATCGATACGACGTCAACAACGATGGCACCGTTTCGCCGATCGACGCGTTGAGCGTGATCAATCAGTTGAATTTGAGCGGAGCGAAGCAACTGTCAGCCGAAGGTGAATCGGGCAGCCAAAACCATCGATTTGTCGACGTCAATGGTGACAGCTACATCACGCCAAGCGACGCGTTGATGGTTATCAATGCTTTGAACAAACAGACTGCATCGCTTGCCAACGGCGAATACTCCGTCGCCCGCAGCAATGCCGCCGCGGTCGATCCTGATGTCCAGAGCAACGATGAGTTCTTTGCGGCATTGGCCGATGAAACGAATCCTCAAGCGGGTTCCAGCGGCGCGAGCCAATCGGCAGCAAACATCGACTGGCTGGCCGCTGACGACAGCGACGATGAAGAGGATGCCGTCGATCAAATCGCTGGCGATATCACTCAGGAGTGGGGCCTCTAA
- a CDS encoding diguanylate cyclase — translation MKISTKTKLTASIVLLCVSAILVASLADLIPDERKLRSQGRVDMCESLATSVTFLVSKREFAQAQTQLELFADRYEDVVSTGLRYHNGAIVAQTGNHEVDWQRGVSNREDGCYVVTIDSHNGRWGELELQFTPLYAGIHRYISGSLLKLLALVVPLLTVVCHFHFNRILRFLDPKRVVPNRVRQTLDSFAEGVVLLDADDRIVLANDAFTKYLQRPIDALLGIKFSELPLESTEEGKRGLASLWHDARNDADLRGVTTKLIDDAGNATAIFSVNVTPVLDDAGNYQGLMAAFADVTPLERKRAQLARTLEDLHRSKQEISNQNKELRYLATRDPLTACLNRRTFFELFDDHWNRAETDGVPLCAMMVDIDFFKPINDTYGHSMGDEVLRQTGELLNSLAREEDVVCRYGGEEFSILMPGATLCDAEAAAERIRVRMGELQFPEFSITASIGLSGFALGASDPQGMLDQADKCLYVAKRNGRNKVVRFDTVPADLVVDESKIDRSKPEPTSSTAPAIPFPAVSALLSAMSYRDSQTAQHSIRVSNTAALLAQRVLSPREVYVVEIAALLHDIGKIGVPDAILLKPGPLTKEEWMQMERHDRIGVEIINKSFKHPRLTDIVRYHHVRFDGSGGNPGDPVGDAIPIGARILTIVDSFDAMISDRPYRKGMSIADAIAELRRCSGTQFDPELVQIFVEVLEARGATQQIDSQESMSNEMILSIGEQVECLIDAADAGDRKTFVALVERLRLTAEHSHVESLSQAARNAIAVVNEDEQLQNLVEQSFELLTVCRSMRSKIASHDLDLEPAAGAVNDA, via the coding sequence ATGAAGATCAGTACGAAAACCAAACTGACGGCAAGCATCGTGCTGTTATGTGTCTCGGCCATCTTGGTTGCAAGTCTGGCCGATTTGATCCCCGATGAACGCAAACTGCGGTCTCAGGGACGCGTCGATATGTGTGAGTCGTTGGCAACCAGCGTGACGTTCTTGGTAAGCAAACGCGAGTTTGCCCAAGCGCAAACACAGCTCGAACTGTTCGCTGATCGATACGAAGACGTTGTCTCGACGGGTTTGCGATATCACAACGGAGCGATCGTCGCCCAGACGGGGAACCACGAAGTCGACTGGCAACGTGGCGTGAGCAATCGCGAGGATGGTTGTTATGTCGTCACGATCGATTCGCACAATGGTCGCTGGGGAGAATTGGAACTGCAATTCACACCCCTGTACGCAGGCATTCACCGGTACATCAGCGGTTCGTTGTTGAAACTGCTGGCGTTGGTCGTGCCGCTGTTGACCGTCGTCTGCCACTTCCATTTCAATCGCATCCTCCGATTCCTGGACCCCAAACGCGTCGTCCCCAATCGCGTCCGCCAGACCTTGGACAGTTTTGCCGAAGGGGTCGTGTTGTTGGACGCCGACGATCGGATCGTGTTGGCCAACGACGCCTTTACCAAATATCTGCAGCGTCCGATCGATGCGTTGCTGGGAATCAAATTTTCCGAATTGCCATTGGAATCGACCGAAGAGGGGAAGCGAGGGCTCGCGTCGCTGTGGCACGACGCTCGCAACGATGCCGATCTGCGAGGCGTGACGACCAAGTTGATCGATGACGCGGGGAATGCGACGGCGATCTTTTCGGTCAACGTGACCCCCGTGCTCGATGACGCCGGCAATTACCAAGGCTTGATGGCCGCGTTCGCCGACGTCACGCCTTTGGAACGCAAACGCGCCCAGTTGGCCAGGACGCTGGAGGATCTGCATCGGTCCAAACAAGAGATCAGCAATCAGAACAAAGAACTGCGTTATCTGGCGACACGCGATCCGTTGACCGCGTGCCTGAATCGGCGCACCTTCTTCGAACTGTTTGACGACCATTGGAATCGGGCGGAAACCGATGGCGTGCCGCTGTGCGCGATGATGGTCGACATCGATTTCTTCAAACCGATCAACGACACTTACGGTCACAGCATGGGAGACGAAGTGCTGCGACAAACCGGCGAACTGCTGAACTCCTTGGCTCGCGAGGAAGATGTCGTCTGTCGTTATGGTGGCGAAGAATTCAGCATTTTGATGCCTGGCGCGACGCTTTGCGACGCCGAAGCGGCAGCGGAACGCATCCGGGTTCGGATGGGCGAGCTGCAGTTTCCCGAGTTTTCGATCACCGCCAGTATCGGTTTGTCGGGATTTGCATTGGGGGCTAGCGATCCGCAGGGAATGTTGGACCAAGCCGACAAATGCTTGTATGTCGCCAAACGCAATGGCCGCAACAAGGTAGTTCGCTTCGACACGGTCCCGGCCGATCTGGTGGTCGACGAATCGAAGATCGATCGTTCCAAGCCCGAACCGACATCCTCAACAGCACCGGCGATTCCCTTCCCAGCCGTCTCGGCTTTGCTGTCGGCGATGTCGTACCGCGACAGCCAGACCGCGCAACATTCGATCCGCGTTTCCAACACCGCCGCGTTGCTGGCCCAACGCGTGCTCAGCCCGCGCGAGGTGTACGTGGTCGAAATCGCCGCGTTGCTGCACGACATCGGTAAGATCGGCGTTCCCGACGCGATTCTGTTGAAGCCCGGGCCGCTGACAAAAGAAGAATGGATGCAGATGGAAAGACACGATCGAATCGGTGTGGAGATCATCAACAAATCGTTCAAGCACCCGCGGCTAACCGACATCGTCCGCTACCATCACGTTCGCTTCGACGGCAGCGGCGGCAACCCAGGGGATCCGGTTGGCGATGCGATTCCGATCGGCGCAAGGATCTTGACGATCGTCGATTCGTTTGATGCGATGATCTCCGATCGCCCCTATCGCAAAGGGATGTCGATAGCCGATGCGATCGCCGAATTGCGCCGCTGTTCGGGAACGCAATTCGATCCCGAACTTGTGCAAATCTTTGTCGAGGTGTTGGAAGCGCGGGGGGCGACGCAACAGATCGACAGTCAGGAATCGATGTCCAATGAAATGATCCTGTCGATTGGCGAACAGGTGGAATGCCTGATCGATGCCGCCGACGCGGGGGACCGCAAAACCTTCGTCGCTCTCGTCGAACGGCTGCGATTGACCGCCGAACATTCCCATGTCGAATCGCTTTCCCAAGCGGCCCGCAACGCGATCGCAGTCGTCAACGAAGACGAACAATTGCAAAACTTGGTCGAACAGTCGTTTGAATTACTGACGGTTTGTCGATCGATGCGGTCGAAGATTGCCTCGCACGATCTCGATCTCGAACCCGCCGCCGGAGCGGTAAACGATGCGTAA
- a CDS encoding CHAT domain-containing protein, with translation MTTNVRPWIPAICGGLLLTMLTPAIGQTPQRSYPSQEYYVGLALMREAALPDAVEMFEASIRRGRTDPSGKWIDSIPGYAMLGECNYQLGNLRLAHQNFDAAIGLMLRHSGWLQAVQWPQSLAGGRAPVPVGTWAASGRRSALANVPETMQIMMGSQDVLGQIQQGGTLQTAQLMKIDAAEIIRALAWAVYRRSQILGGLSVDDSLNEQLISSMGRTNLPPGPGQAWVDLLRAIALLADNQPQQAVGLVDRAATLPGNFDHPLTPIALLVGANLLTVAGKPQATNQYVEAALSAAAYGHYEVAAEAMRIAVGPLASQGSGVLTGRAGAAAMQLGRKSRLMAATCYLVAAESAANSGQLQVAQRSLADARATLSRRNVVLPRVEAYANYCLAITAFQNGDTKGAAVALDKVMAFALGGASPTCPHTYQLAIVQSAAGGGAIGGRTADELLTALTQGPSLGQWYLDPVNALAATRPNAAVDQMRFSGLIQRQKYDEALQVADELLGNRFRSQLPLSGRMLDARWLVSATPDLLSPNALAVRDKPPALIKSIAGLASVMADHQTTLAGLPFEAADAPQAAQLQSAWTELATAADQAERLVGQASVHRMDLPRAFPPAIGDKSMWPQLSPGSALLTFCPAGPDLIGMLYSNGKVTAWQVARPASLLPQISNWVKTLGVIRRRGGAAQLSTPDQWEPIAAALRKQVLAGLDDPTLTAIDRLVVVPYGTLWYLPFELLPIGGAEQSTALGDTVTISYAPTPGLALNPPALSKDKLATGAIAGRFLAPADAELNEQLSQELIDAVAGTERLPGQANLPGSLIGPRFGRVWVSAPIKPGTKSPLAISPFVYDQSKLGGDLASWIRFPWGAPGEFLMPGFQSNISTAGGAVTGDEIFLMACGLQASGAKQLLISRWAVGGTSTAALLREYLGEVEFSTPLDSWKRSVLLLQNQELDPSSEPLLSDGDAKAGPASGANPLFWAGYMMIGADIERLP, from the coding sequence ATGACGACGAACGTGCGACCATGGATCCCCGCGATCTGCGGCGGCTTGCTGTTGACGATGCTTACACCCGCGATCGGGCAAACGCCCCAGCGGTCCTATCCGTCGCAAGAATATTACGTCGGTTTGGCTCTGATGCGCGAAGCGGCGCTACCCGATGCTGTCGAAATGTTCGAAGCGTCGATCCGTCGCGGCCGGACCGATCCGTCGGGCAAATGGATCGATTCGATTCCTGGATATGCGATGCTGGGCGAATGCAATTACCAGCTGGGAAATCTGCGGCTCGCTCATCAAAATTTTGACGCCGCAATCGGGTTGATGTTGCGGCATTCGGGGTGGCTCCAAGCGGTGCAATGGCCGCAATCGTTGGCCGGGGGGCGGGCGCCGGTCCCCGTTGGCACATGGGCAGCCAGTGGTCGCCGTTCAGCGCTGGCGAACGTTCCCGAAACGATGCAGATCATGATGGGCAGCCAGGACGTGCTGGGCCAGATTCAACAAGGGGGAACGCTGCAGACCGCTCAATTGATGAAGATCGATGCGGCGGAGATCATCCGCGCTCTCGCTTGGGCGGTCTATCGCCGCAGCCAGATCCTTGGCGGATTGTCGGTCGATGATTCTTTGAACGAACAATTGATCTCGTCGATGGGGCGGACCAATCTGCCACCGGGCCCAGGACAGGCGTGGGTCGATCTATTGCGAGCGATCGCGTTGCTGGCCGACAATCAACCTCAACAAGCGGTCGGGCTCGTCGATCGCGCCGCGACGCTGCCGGGCAACTTCGACCATCCCTTAACCCCCATCGCGCTTTTGGTGGGAGCGAACCTGTTGACCGTTGCCGGTAAACCACAAGCGACGAATCAATATGTCGAGGCCGCACTGTCGGCTGCGGCGTATGGGCACTACGAGGTCGCCGCCGAAGCGATGCGAATCGCGGTCGGACCGTTGGCCAGCCAGGGTTCTGGTGTGCTGACCGGTCGCGCCGGTGCGGCGGCGATGCAATTGGGACGCAAGTCGCGCCTGATGGCAGCGACCTGCTATCTGGTCGCGGCCGAATCGGCGGCAAATTCGGGCCAATTGCAAGTGGCCCAACGCAGCTTGGCCGATGCGCGAGCGACTCTGTCACGCCGCAACGTCGTTCTGCCTCGCGTGGAAGCGTACGCCAATTATTGCCTTGCGATCACCGCATTCCAAAACGGCGATACGAAAGGGGCTGCGGTGGCGCTCGATAAGGTAATGGCGTTTGCGTTGGGAGGTGCCTCGCCAACATGCCCACACACCTACCAGTTGGCGATCGTTCAATCGGCGGCGGGTGGAGGAGCGATCGGTGGCCGCACGGCGGACGAGCTCTTGACCGCGCTGACTCAAGGGCCTTCGTTGGGGCAATGGTATCTCGACCCCGTCAACGCGCTGGCGGCGACCCGTCCCAACGCGGCGGTCGACCAGATGCGGTTTTCGGGCTTGATCCAACGGCAGAAGTATGACGAGGCGTTGCAGGTCGCCGACGAATTGTTGGGGAATCGATTTCGCAGCCAGTTGCCGTTGTCGGGCCGGATGTTAGATGCGCGTTGGTTGGTATCGGCAACGCCGGATCTTTTGTCGCCCAATGCGTTGGCGGTCCGCGACAAGCCACCGGCGTTGATCAAGTCGATCGCGGGACTGGCGTCGGTGATGGCCGATCATCAAACGACGCTAGCCGGGCTCCCCTTCGAAGCGGCCGATGCACCTCAGGCGGCTCAGCTGCAATCGGCCTGGACCGAACTAGCGACCGCCGCCGATCAAGCCGAACGGTTGGTGGGACAGGCGTCGGTGCATCGGATGGACCTGCCGCGGGCCTTTCCGCCTGCAATCGGCGACAAAAGCATGTGGCCTCAATTGTCCCCCGGCAGCGCACTGCTGACCTTCTGCCCCGCGGGGCCCGATTTGATCGGCATGCTATACAGCAACGGCAAAGTCACCGCCTGGCAAGTCGCCCGGCCAGCCAGTCTGCTGCCGCAGATCTCCAATTGGGTCAAAACGCTGGGAGTCATTCGGCGACGTGGCGGCGCCGCTCAATTATCCACCCCCGATCAATGGGAACCAATCGCTGCCGCGTTGCGGAAACAAGTGTTGGCAGGCCTTGACGATCCGACGTTGACGGCGATCGATCGGTTGGTCGTTGTCCCCTACGGAACGTTGTGGTATCTGCCGTTTGAACTGTTGCCGATCGGCGGTGCGGAGCAGAGTACGGCGCTTGGGGATACGGTGACGATCAGCTACGCTCCAACACCTGGCCTGGCGTTGAATCCCCCTGCGTTATCGAAGGACAAGCTGGCTACCGGTGCGATTGCCGGCCGCTTTTTGGCTCCGGCCGATGCCGAACTCAACGAACAACTATCGCAAGAACTGATCGATGCAGTCGCTGGAACGGAGCGTTTGCCCGGCCAAGCGAATCTGCCGGGATCGTTGATCGGGCCGCGTTTCGGGCGTGTTTGGGTTTCTGCGCCGATCAAACCAGGGACAAAATCACCGCTGGCTATCAGCCCTTTTGTGTACGATCAATCCAAGCTGGGGGGCGATTTGGCCAGCTGGATTCGGTTCCCTTGGGGGGCACCGGGCGAATTCTTGATGCCCGGATTTCAGTCGAACATCAGCACCGCGGGGGGCGCGGTGACGGGAGATGAGATCTTTCTGATGGCCTGCGGTTTGCAAGCCTCAGGGGCCAAGCAGCTGCTGATCTCGCGTTGGGCTGTCGGGGGGACGAGCACCGCGGCGCTGTTGCGGGAGTATCTGGGAGAGGTCGAATTTTCGACTCCTCTGGATAGCTGGAAACGCTCCGTTTTGCTGCTGCAAAATCAAGAACTCGACCCCAGCAGCGAACCTCTGCTGAGCGATGGCGATGCCAAGGCAGGCCCCGCCAGCGGAGCGAATCCGCTGTTTTGGGCGGGATACATGATGATCGGGGCAGACATCGAACGCCTGCCCTAG